In Allorhizobium pseudoryzae, the genomic window CGTCTCGACATGCGCGGTGATCGAGTTCGCGCCCTTCTCGACCTTGGAGACCTTGGCTTCGGTGATGATCTTCAGGCCGCGCTTTTCCAGCTGCTTGCGGGCGAAGGTGGAGATTTCCACATCTTCGACCGGCATGATGTTCGCCATCAGTTCGACGACCGTCACGTCGACGCCCATCGAGCGATAGAAGGAGGCGAACTCGATGCCGATGGCACCGGAGCCTATGACGACGATCGACTTCGGCATGAAGTCCGGCTTCATCGCTTCGAAATAGGTCCAGATCAACTTGCCATCCGGCTCGATGCCGGGCAGCGCCCGCGGGCGGGCACCAGTCGCAACGATGATGTGCTTGGCCGTATAGGTCCCCTCGCCCAGCACGCCCTTCGGAACCGGGTTCTGCGGCTGCACCGCCGGCTTGGACGATGCACCGACGACGATCTCGCCGGGCTTGGTGAGCTTTGCTTCGCCCCAGATCACGTCGATCTTGTTCTTCTTCATCAGGAAGGCCACGCCGCCGTTCAGCCGTGCGGAGACACCGCGCGACCGGGCGACGACATCCTTGACGTCCGCCGTCATCGTGCCGTTCAGCGTCAGGCCGTAAGCCTTGGCGTGATTGGCATGATCGAGGATTTCCGCCGAGCGCAACAGCGCCTTCGTCGGGATGCAGCCCCAGTTGAGGCAGATGCCGCCCAGATGCTCGCGCTCCACGATGGCCGTCTTCAGGCCAAGCTGAGCCGCACGGATTGCGGTGACATAACCGCCGGGGCCGGAGCCGATGATGATGACGTCGTAGGATTGAGCCATGGGCGCTTCCACTCCTTCCAGAATTTATCGAACCGGCTCTTCGCCGTCGTTTTTGTTCTTGCCGGGAGTGGAAGCGGCGGACTGGTCAGGCTTCGGCCTGTTCGACCAGCGGCTCCGCCCGCGTCAACATCCCATGTATTTCATCCTTCAGGGCCAGGCGCTGCTTGCGCAGGTTTGCCATGTGGACGTCGTCGCAGGGCTCCAGATCCGTTTCGGCCAGATGGATGCGATGGTTGACGTCCTCGTACTGGCTTGCCAGCCGGTGAAAGTGCCCGTCCGTCTCCCGCAGGTGGCGCATCTGTCCCAGATGCTCCGGAAACTCCTCTGCGAGGTGATGTGGGGTATTCGACATGATCTTCCCTCCGTCTGCTTGACTTCGAGTGTCATGCTACTCTCACCGTTTGCCTGTTCTCCTTGACCCTGATCAATCTTACCTTGTTCTACGGCGTCTCATACACCCAGCATCATGCGCACGATCGGTTCGAGACCGCGGCCGATCGCCCGTGTATTGTCGGCATCCAGATGGATCCCGTCGAGCGGCGACGTCTTGGCCACCGAACCCGCATCGAAGAAACCGCAGCCCGTCTCATCCGCCAGATCCCGGTAGAGGCTGGCCAGCATCGCCGATTCGTCCAGCGCGCCGCGAAACATCGCGGCAAACTGCACGTTCGCCGTCTCGCAGGTTTTCGGCGGCGCGACGATGAGGATATCCGGCCCGTCGAAATCGAACCCCCAGGCATGATGGCGGATCAGTTGCACCAGCCGCTTCATGCCGCTTGCAGCAAGCGTCGCGGAGCCAGCGATGCCCCGCTTCATGTCGTTGGTGCCGAGCATCAGGATCACCAGATCCAGAGGCTTGTGCGTTTCCAGTACGCTCGGCAGCAGTTTCGCGCCGTTTCGGTCGCAGTCGGCCAGATGATCGTCATAGGCTGTGGTGCGACCGTTCAGCCCTTCGGGGATCACCCGCACACCATGACCCAGCGCCTTCTGCAGCACGCTCGTCCAGCGGTTCTCGTATTCATGCCGGCCGAGCGTGACGGGATCATATCCCCAGGTCAGACTGTCACCGAAGGCGAGAATGGATTTCATGTCTTAAGTCACTTCGCCTTCGTGAAATCGTCGAACTTCCGTTCGAGTGCGGCGAGCCGCTCCTCGAAATCACCGATGACGAATTTGGACATCAGACTGTCTGCCGACAGAGCGTTGCGGAAATTCTTCTGCCCCTCCTCCAGCTTGTCCAGCCGTTGATTGACCGCTGCAAACTCCCTGCGGACGTCTGCAAAGCCCTCCTGCGTCTCCCGCCGCATTTCGCGCAGCATCGGCAGGATCATGTCACCGGGTTCCTTGGTCATCGTCATCACCCTCGCTGTCCGTGATTGGCCCTTCATAAATAGGGCCAATCCGACGCAAATTCACGCCTGCATTGCGGCGGACGTGCGCGATTACACCAGCATGCCCATCGGGTTTTCGATATAGCGCTTGAAGGCGCCGAGCAGTTCGGCTCCCAGCGCGCCATCGACGCAGCGGTGGTCGGTGGAGAGCGTGACCGACATGACGTTGACGATCTTCATCTCACCGTTTTTGACCACGACCCGTTCCTCGCCCGAACCGACGGCCAGGATGGTGGCATGCGGCGGGTTGACGACGGCGGCGAAGTTCTTGACGCCCATCATGCCCATGTTGGACACGGCCGTGGTGCCGCCCTGATACTCTTCCGGCTTCAGCTTGCGGTCTTTCGCCCGCTTGCCGAGATCCTTCATCTCGTTGGAGATGGCAGACAGGCTCTTGAGTTCGGCCTTGCGGATGATCGGGGTGATGAGACCGCCCGGGATCGACACGGCCACGCCGACATCGGCGTGCTTGTGCTTCACCATGTTCGCATCCGTCCAGGAGACGTTGGCATCCGGCACATCGCGCAGCGCCAGCGCCATGGCCTTGATCACCATGTCGTTGACCGAGAGCTTGTAGGCCGGTGCGCCATCCTTGCGGGGAGCGGCATCGTTCAGCTGGGCACGCAGGGCCAGCAGCGCATCCAGCTCGCAATCCACGGTGACGTAGAAATGCGGAATGGTCTGCTTCGATTCGACCAAGCGCTTGGCGATCGTCTTGCGCATGCCGTCATGCGGCACGAGCTCGTAGGAACCCGGCTCGAAGAGTTTCAGAACCGCATCTTCGGACATGCCCTTGGCAAGCGTCGGAGCAGCCGGCGGTGTGGCACTGGCCGGCGCCGGGCTTGCGGAGGGAGCAGCCTTGGCGGAACCGCCAGCGGCGGCCTTTTCCACGTCCGCCTTAACCACACGACCCTTCGGACCGGAGCCCGATACCTTGGTGATGTCGATGCCGGCTTCCTTGGCGACCCGGCGGGCGAGCGGCGAGGAAAAGACGCGGTCGCCAGAGGCCGCTGCAGGTGCAGGCGAGGCTGCAGGTGCCGGTTGAGCGGCGGGTGCCGCTTCCGACTTCGAGGGCGCCGGAGCAGCCTCGGCCTTCGGTGCCGGCGCTGCGGAAGCGCCACCGCCGGCAGCAGCGGCGGCCACATCCTCGCCCTCGGCAGCAAGGATCGCGATCAGCGCATTGACCTTGACGGCTTCGGTGCCGGCCGGCACGACGATCTTGGCGACGACGCCTTCATCGACGGCTTCGACTTCCATGGTGGCCTTGTCGGTCTCGATTTCGGCGATCACATCGCCGGACTTGACCGTGTCGCCTTCCTTGACGAGCCACTTGGCGAGATTGCCCTCTTCCATCGTCGGAGAGAGGGCGGGCATGGTGATGTTGATCGGCATGAGCCTGCCCTCCCGTTACTTGTAGCAAACGGCCTTGATGGCCTGGACCACTTCGCCGACATTCGGCAGAGCGAGCTTTTCAAGGTTGGCCGCATAGGGCATCGGCACATCCTTGCCGGCAATCGTCAGCACCGGCGCGTCGAGATAATCGAAGGCTTCGCGCTGCACCGAGTTGGCGATGAAATCGCCGACCGACGACTGCGGGTAGCCTTCCTCGATCGTCACCAGACGGCCGGTCTTCTTGACCGAGGCGATGACGGTCGGAAGATCCATCGGACGCAGCGTGCGCAGGTCGATCAGTTCGACATCAATGCCGGCCTGTTCCAGTTCGGCGACGGCCTTGACCGCATAGGTCATGCCAATGCCCCAGGAAACGAGCGTGACATCCTTGCCGGCGCGGTGAATGCGCGCCTTGCCGATCGGCAGAACGAAATCATCCATCTTCGGCACTTCGAAGGACTGGCCGTAGAGGATTTCGTTTTCCAGGAAGATGACCGGGTTCGGATCGCGGATCGCCGCCTTCAGAAGACCCTTGGCATCGGCTGCCGTGTACGGCTGGATGACCTTGAGGCCCGGAATGTGGCTATACCAGGCGCCGTAATCCTGGCTGTGCTGGGCGGCCACGCGGGCAGCCGCGCCGTTCGGGCCACGGAACACCATCGGAGCGCCCATCTGGCCGCCGGACATGTAAAGCGTCTTGGCGGCCGAGTTGATGATCTGGTCGATCGCCTGCATGGCGAAGTTGAAGGTCATGAACTCGACGATCGGCTTCAGGCCCGCCATCGCAGCGCCGACGCCGACGCCGGCAAAGCCGTGTTCGGTGATCGGGGTATCGATGACGCGATTGGCGCCGAATTCCTGCAGCAGGCCTTGGGTGATCTTGTAGGCGCCCTGGTATTCGGCGACCTCTTCGCCCATGACGAAGACGTCCGCATCGCGGCGCATCTCTTCCGCCATGGCGTCGCGCAGTGCTTCACGCACCGTGGTCATCACCATTTCGGTACCGGCCGGAATATCCGGATCGGCGGCCACTTCGGTCTTCGGCTGAGCCGGAACCTTGTTGTCGGCAGACGAAGCCGGCTCGTCGGCCGCTTCGCGGGCCTTGCCACCCGCCGCATCGGAGGTTGCAGCCGGTGCATCGGCATCGGCCTTCGGCGCGTCTGCCGGTGCGGCAGACATGGCATCGGCGCTTTCGCCTTCCTGTAGCAGGACGGCGATTGGCGTATTGACCTTGACGTTCTCGGTACCGGCGTCGATCAGCAGCTTGCCGATGACGCCTTCGTCCACGGCTTCCACTTCCATGGTTGCCTTGTCGGTTTCGATTTCGGCGATGACGTCGCCGGAGGTGACGGTGTCACCTTCCTTCTTCAGCCACTTGGACAGCGTGCCTTCTTCCATGGTCGGAGAGAGGGCGGGCATGAGGATATTGATCGGCATGAGGTTCCCTCCCCGAAATCAGAGCAGAATGTCGGTGTAGAGCTCGGATACATCCGGCTCCGGATCGTTCTGGGCGAAATCGGCCGAGTCGGCCACGACGTCGCGGACATCCTTGTCGATGGCCTTCAACTCGTCTTCCGACGCCCAGCCCCTTTCCACCAGACGCAGACGCACCTG contains:
- a CDS encoding pyruvate dehydrogenase complex dihydrolipoamide acetyltransferase, translating into MPINITMPALSPTMEEGNLAKWLVKEGDTVKSGDVIAEIETDKATMEVEAVDEGVVAKIVVPAGTEAVKVNALIAILAAEGEDVAAAAAGGGASAAPAPKAEAAPAPSKSEAAPAAQPAPAASPAPAAASGDRVFSSPLARRVAKEAGIDITKVSGSGPKGRVVKADVEKAAAGGSAKAAPSASPAPASATPPAAPTLAKGMSEDAVLKLFEPGSYELVPHDGMRKTIAKRLVESKQTIPHFYVTVDCELDALLALRAQLNDAAPRKDGAPAYKLSVNDMVIKAMALALRDVPDANVSWTDANMVKHKHADVGVAVSIPGGLITPIIRKAELKSLSAISNEMKDLGKRAKDRKLKPEEYQGGTTAVSNMGMMGVKNFAAVVNPPHATILAVGSGEERVVVKNGEMKIVNVMSVTLSTDHRCVDGALGAELLGAFKRYIENPMGMLV
- a CDS encoding YdcH family protein; its protein translation is MSNTPHHLAEEFPEHLGQMRHLRETDGHFHRLASQYEDVNHRIHLAETDLEPCDDVHMANLRKQRLALKDEIHGMLTRAEPLVEQAEA
- a CDS encoding pyruvate dehydrogenase complex E1 component subunit beta — translated: MPINILMPALSPTMEEGTLSKWLKKEGDTVTSGDVIAEIETDKATMEVEAVDEGVIGKLLIDAGTENVKVNTPIAVLLQEGESADAMSAAPADAPKADADAPAATSDAAGGKAREAADEPASSADNKVPAQPKTEVAADPDIPAGTEMVMTTVREALRDAMAEEMRRDADVFVMGEEVAEYQGAYKITQGLLQEFGANRVIDTPITEHGFAGVGVGAAMAGLKPIVEFMTFNFAMQAIDQIINSAAKTLYMSGGQMGAPMVFRGPNGAAARVAAQHSQDYGAWYSHIPGLKVIQPYTAADAKGLLKAAIRDPNPVIFLENEILYGQSFEVPKMDDFVLPIGKARIHRAGKDVTLVSWGIGMTYAVKAVAELEQAGIDVELIDLRTLRPMDLPTVIASVKKTGRLVTIEEGYPQSSVGDFIANSVQREAFDYLDAPVLTIAGKDVPMPYAANLEKLALPNVGEVVQAIKAVCYK
- the lpdA gene encoding dihydrolipoyl dehydrogenase, with the protein product MAQSYDVIIIGSGPGGYVTAIRAAQLGLKTAIVEREHLGGICLNWGCIPTKALLRSAEILDHANHAKAYGLTLNGTMTADVKDVVARSRGVSARLNGGVAFLMKKNKIDVIWGEAKLTKPGEIVVGASSKPAVQPQNPVPKGVLGEGTYTAKHIIVATGARPRALPGIEPDGKLIWTYFEAMKPDFMPKSIVVIGSGAIGIEFASFYRSMGVDVTVVELMANIMPVEDVEISTFARKQLEKRGLKIITEAKVSKVEKGANSITAHVETKDGKVQQITADRLISAVGVQGNIENLGLETLGVKTDRGCIVIDGYGKTNVPGLYAIGDVAGPPMLAHKAEHEGVICIEKIAGVPGVHPMDKAKIPGCTYCNPQVASVGLTEAKAKAEGRDIRVGRYSFAANGKAIALGEDQGMIKTIFDKKTGELIGAHMVGAEVTELIQGFVVAMNLETTEEELMHTIFPHPTLSEMMKESVLDAYGRVLNA
- a CDS encoding SGNH/GDSL hydrolase family protein produces the protein MKSILAFGDSLTWGYDPVTLGRHEYENRWTSVLQKALGHGVRVIPEGLNGRTTAYDDHLADCDRNGAKLLPSVLETHKPLDLVILMLGTNDMKRGIAGSATLAASGMKRLVQLIRHHAWGFDFDGPDILIVAPPKTCETANVQFAAMFRGALDESAMLASLYRDLADETGCGFFDAGSVAKTSPLDGIHLDADNTRAIGRGLEPIVRMMLGV